The Vicia villosa cultivar HV-30 ecotype Madison, WI linkage group LG1, Vvil1.0, whole genome shotgun sequence genome includes a region encoding these proteins:
- the LOC131596459 gene encoding uncharacterized protein LOC131596459, translating to MVASCSSGQQWSFSMDGASLHMRGSIPHRLHWKRMRKEKGADPSLTEFYFRTHRKNDQSWVGVHARFAYDKFEQKKLEISSQNPTIPGEDEVDSQPTIKMTRDLDIWVESVGKKKGRVFGLRTVSKTLVSVSKKPSSLSSNSQEVDILRSQILALNASLQRQEQEKLVMRQQLHRLEKDMVEANNKISFLMNHLDFAGSSSHPSQPTNESDHTNEDGVDESNEEDLSNEF from the exons ATGGTTGCATCTTGTAGTAGTGGTCAACAATGGAGTTTTTCTATGGATGGTGCATCTCTTCACATGAGAGGATCTATTCCTCATCGTTTGCATTGGAAAAGAATG AGAAAGGAAAAGGGTGCAGATCCATCATTGACAGAGTTCTATTTTCGCACACATCGGAAAAATGATCAAAGTTGGGTAGGAGTTCATGCTCGATTTGCATAT gATAAATTTGAACAGAAAAAGTTGGAGATTTCTTCTCAGAATCCAACTATTCCGGGAGAGGACGAAGTTGATAGTCAACCAACTATTAAAATGACACGTGATTTGGATATATGGGTAGAGTCGGTTGGAAAGAAAAAAGGGAGAGTATTTGGTCTTAGAACTGTTTCTAAGACTTTGGTTTCAGTATCAAAGAAACCCTCAAGTCTTTCAAGTAACTCTCAAGAGGTTGATATTTTGAGAAGTCAAATCCTTGCTTTAAATGCATCGTTGCAAAGACAAGAACAAGAGAAGCTGGTGATGAGGCAACAATTGCATCGACTAGAAAAAGATATGGTTGAAGCGaataataaaatttcatttttaatgaatCATTTAGACTTTGCTGGGTCTTCTTCTCATCCATCACAACCCACTAATGAAAGTGATCACACAAATG